The Solanum pennellii chromosome 4, SPENNV200 genomic interval acaaaatagagaaaaatgagttaatttttgggataaatgctaaaaaagtagggattttttattattttttttaggttaaAGAAGATGAATAATTACAGGAGTAGTTTTTGGGGAAGTTGAATTTTTTAGAGCTTGAGTAAGCAGAGGAAGATTAAGTTCTTCCattcttttcttgttttcttccaATCTCTGCTTCCGCAAATCCTCATATTTCACCATTTTTGTTTTCGATTTGATGTaaacaaaataagtatttttgaGCAGAAGATGAATATTTgtacaataaaattatttttagagcATTTTTTATAGAAAGTAGAGCAGAGTCGACCGTTGGAATACCACTTCAGTACTCACGTACCCCACTCAACACATCCTCTGTATGAGTGTACGGAATTGACTTCTTATTGGGCAATGTATAATCAAACCGCCAAATTACTGATTTCAAATCTTTATGCATTCGTTGTTTTattcgaaaatattttttaggaaaataatcaAACTTTTTTACCTATTTTTGATGTTTGGTATGTAAACACAAAATGACATGATTTTATATTCGTAAAAAGTAAAAGGACATATTTAAGATGATAAGACGAAAAAAGTAATAGAAATGTAATATGGTTATATGAACTTATATATATTGTGTGAGGTACAATGTAGAATTAAGAAATGACACGTGTCTTAATCTCAAACTTATTGAATTAATGTTCGTTTCTATTCACTTGgacttattttatataatatatcttCGTTATTATTCAACATTAATTTAAACATGAAACCTACAATATGAGCAAATTCACACGGTCAATTGACTATTCGTTTGAACTAATTTAGTCCATTTTTATTCATTTGGACCCATTTTATTGTAAATCTTCATCACTATTCAATACCCCGATATAGAACCTAGTACTATATGAGCAAATTCACACGGTCAACCAACCATTTATgtggaaaaaacaaaaagactAAATAGTAAATACAGCTCAAAAGTAAAGTCACCCTCCCTTGTGACTGTTTGAAATCACTTCTGATTCTTgaagcaaaaaaatataaatttatattctaCATCAGCAAAGTGAAATTCTGTACAATCAGAGTAATGCAACAAATGAAAATGGAAACCTTCACAACATTAACACTCTggtaaattttatctttttttacgCAGCAAAATCTATCCAAAATTAGGCTTACATTTAGCCGATTGAAATAATGTACCTCTGGATTCCTGAGAGTTGTTCTTATTTCGCCAACAAAATGAACAAGCAAGCCTGAGAGTCAGTCTCGATTTTCTTTTCCGATGGCATATTCTCATGTCCCGTGTATTCTTGATATTCTCTTCAGTAAGATCATGAACTGCAAATCCTACAATCTTGAACGGCGAATGCATTTCATAGGATTGAAAGGTGAATGCCTTCGAGTTGATGGAAATGATGCCTTCCTGAAAGTTGGTGATGACCTTATGTCCCAGTCTTCAACAACCTTTGGGACACACACATCAAATAGAACTTGACCAAGAACACCATGAGCATTGATTTTTGGTGGGGTTGATAGGGGAATGTATCGTTCTTTCTGTTCGTGCTGAACTGACCCGCCATTACTGCCCTCGTGATACTCCACAGAGTTGGGTACTAAGAAGTGGTCATTTATCTCAAGGGAAATGCTCTGGAAGCTTTGATTTGCAGTAGCAGCGGCTTTTCTAAGATTGCCTAGAGGCTCAGAGATTCCATCATGTGACCCTTCCAACACCATCTTCTCCCCTTCAAGCTGACGAATTCTTTGAGAATAGATCATAGCAGCTTTTCCAAGAAGCTCAGCCACTGCAGCCTTGTATTCATTTTGGTGGTACCGATAGTGACCTGGTTGATGGAAGTCACAATAGACGACTTTTATCAAAATCACATGATTGTGAAAAGCTATAAAACCTGAATATGCATAATAACCAGGAATGTACTATCTTGTGCTAATTCCAACTAGATAAATCCTAGTAAAATGTCTATCTCTCTGACAATTCCACAAAACAATATGCTTTATCTCAGAAATGACAGAGAGACACATAGAGTGGATTGCAATAAAATATAGAGGGGAGATGTCAATAAGACGACTGCTTTGGATTGGGAGGAATGGGAAGAGAGCGGGCTTGACTACATAAGTTCAAGATTCTTGTGAATGAATATATGCAACTTCAGTTCTTGCAACTGTGTCTTTCGCTCTTCCTCGAGCAACTAAACTCCTTGAAACTCAACATCCATGGTTAGTAGATACTTTCATTCCgaagttctattttttttctcttcctaaGGTGTAAAAAGATAACATATCATGAGGCCAACTTCTGGCCCTCTACTGACAGTTGTTATCGGAATCTAAATAGCAAATATAGTAATATTaggatttttatttgttttataatttattgataTCCAACAGACCAAACCTCTGGAACATGAAGTAAGAAAGGTTTCGCAGGATTAACCCCATACCTACATGAGGGGAGCTACTCCATTTTAGTAGTTTGACATCAGAGCCAAGATCTTGAAGTCGCTGAGCAAAATTGCAAATAGTTTGGCAGGGAGCAAGATCATCATCTTCTGAGCACAATATGAGATACGGAGCTCCCGTGCTCTGTGAGAAAAACATTACTAAGCCAAGCAGAAATATACATGGGAGTGGGGGGCACAATGAGTAAAAGGTGAGAGACACTCACAACAGAAGCATATAGAGTCTGCCAAAATTCGGCACGGTGTGATTCAAATCTTTTAAGGAAGAGGGCATCCATACTGGAAGCAATTCCATTTACTATCCATGAGGCTAGGCGAGGAGGACGTGACATTCCAAGAACGTTTGGATGTAGTATAAATTTAGTACCCAGATCACTAGTAAAGTCAACTGGAGAAGAATCGAAAATGTAGCCCGAAAGACAGTCTCTAACAAGTCGGAACTCACCCTTCATATTAAACAAATTATCAGATCAGAGATCACTGACAGTGTAATCACTTCACTTTAAAAAGTAAGGGAATGGACTATCACAATTAGGAAGCGGGCGTGGTGAAGGTATCATACATTTTAGAAGATAAAGCAACCAGAATATGACAAAAGGGAAGAGGAGGATTATGATATGCTAATGTTGTTCCtggtatatagaaattttttaGATAGAAATGTACAGTAAGCttgtaaatttgaaaaaacaaatCATGTTATGGAATGGAAATTAAGTATGCATTTAACCGCTTCACTGATGTCCAAGCTTGTCTCTTTGTaacaaacaagaaaaacataaacattgtGAGAGAAAAACATAATGGAGTATACCAGATTGGTATGTTCTTCATATTTGCCCTCGATTATCTGtgatcaaataaaaagaaaaaaagaaattagttGCACCAACTAGAATACACTataatagaaaagaaataaatactTCAAACTGTTGTATGTACT includes:
- the LOC107015686 gene encoding uncharacterized protein LOC107015686; its protein translation is MWGFGGKYYWGRKERGKVEGIVVVFAWLSSKDRYVNNYVDLYSSLGWKSLVCHSQFRNMFFPDKAAALAAEIVNELVKELKVRPCPVVFASFSGGPKACMYKVLQIIEGKYEEHTNLGEFRLVRDCLSGYIFDSSPVDFTSDLGTKFILHPNVLGMSRPPRLASWIVNGIASSMDALFLKRFESHRAEFWQTLYASVSTGAPYLILCSEDDDLAPCQTICNFAQRLQDLGSDVKLLKWSSSPHVGHYRYHQNEYKAAVAELLGKAAMIYSQRIRQLEGEKMVLEGSHDGISEPLGNLRKAAATANQSFQSISLEINDHFLVPNSVEYHEGSNGGSVQHEQKERYIPLSTPPKINAHGVLGQVLFDVCVPKVVEDWDIRSSPTFRKASFPSTRRHSPFNPMKCIRRSRL